The Streptomyces avermitilis MA-4680 = NBRC 14893 genome contains a region encoding:
- a CDS encoding phosphatidylinositol-specific phospholipase C/glycerophosphodiester phosphodiesterase family protein: MALTTRRRALTTLGAALAGSVALPAHARASERGHGPRPLRRAHAHNDYEHPRPLFDALGHRFGSVEADIYLVGDQLLVAHDPADLDPARTLESLYLDPLAARVRANHGSVYRGWRTPLQLLIDIKTEGSSTYLELDRHLRRYRNLFTTYAHGRVHPGPVTAVISGDRAARTPMEAQSVRRAFYDGRLTDLGSSAPASLIPLISDNWTLNFSWLGAGPFPGAERQKLRGIVAAAHARRQKVRLWATPDRAGPDRDALWAELLAADVDYVNTDDLAGLEAFLDAHERP; encoded by the coding sequence ATGGCCCTCACCACCCGTCGCAGAGCCCTCACCACCCTCGGCGCCGCCCTCGCCGGCTCCGTCGCGCTGCCCGCGCACGCACGAGCGAGCGAGCGGGGGCACGGCCCGCGCCCGCTGCGGCGCGCCCACGCGCACAACGACTACGAGCACCCGCGGCCCCTGTTCGACGCCCTCGGCCATCGTTTCGGCAGCGTCGAGGCCGACATCTACCTCGTCGGCGACCAGCTCCTCGTGGCCCACGACCCGGCGGACCTCGACCCGGCCCGCACCCTCGAATCCCTCTACCTCGATCCGCTGGCCGCCCGCGTCAGGGCCAACCACGGCTCCGTGTACCGGGGGTGGCGCACGCCCCTGCAACTTCTCATCGACATCAAGACCGAGGGCTCGTCCACCTACCTCGAACTCGACCGCCATCTACGGCGCTACCGCAACCTGTTCACCACGTACGCGCACGGCCGCGTGCACCCCGGCCCGGTCACGGCCGTGATCTCCGGCGACCGCGCGGCCCGTACGCCGATGGAGGCGCAGAGCGTGCGCCGCGCCTTCTACGACGGTCGCCTCACCGATCTCGGCAGCTCAGCCCCGGCCTCCCTCATCCCGCTGATCAGCGACAACTGGACGCTCAACTTCAGCTGGCTCGGGGCGGGCCCGTTCCCGGGCGCCGAGCGGCAGAAGCTGCGGGGCATCGTCGCGGCGGCGCACGCACGCCGGCAGAAGGTGCGGTTGTGGGCCACGCCCGATCGGGCGGGCCCGGACCGGGACGCGCTGTGGGCCGAGCTGCTCGCCGCGGACGTCGACTACGTCAACACGGACGACCTCGCGGGCCTGGAGGCGTTCCTCGACGCCCACGAGCGGCCGTAG
- a CDS encoding Cgl0159 family (beta/alpha)8-fold protein, with protein sequence MTISIPDLATVRARHPEAIAEAAGRRTRRPLIGESGRLLIVAADHPARGALGVGGRGLAMAHRADLLERLCVALSRPGVDGVLATADILEDLLLLGVLENKVVMGSMNRGGLAGASFEMDDRFTGHRAEDIERLRFDAGKLLLRIDYADQGSSATLESTARAIDDMAARRLPVFVEPFISRRVDGTVRNDLGAEAVTRSIAIASGLAGTSAYTWLKLPVTEDPDDMGEVLEASTLPAVLLGGEVGEDQEGAYERWRKALRLPTVQGMVVGRSLLYPADGGVATAVDTAVGLL encoded by the coding sequence TTGACCATCAGCATCCCCGACCTCGCCACGGTGCGGGCCCGGCATCCGGAGGCCATCGCCGAAGCGGCCGGCCGCCGCACGCGCCGGCCGCTGATCGGCGAGAGCGGCCGCCTCCTGATCGTCGCGGCCGATCATCCGGCGCGCGGCGCGCTCGGCGTGGGCGGCCGAGGGCTGGCCATGGCGCATCGCGCCGATCTGCTCGAGCGCCTGTGTGTCGCGCTGTCCCGGCCGGGTGTGGACGGGGTACTGGCCACCGCCGACATCCTGGAGGACCTGCTGCTCCTGGGTGTGCTGGAGAACAAGGTCGTCATGGGGTCGATGAACCGCGGCGGCCTGGCCGGCGCGTCCTTCGAGATGGACGACCGCTTCACCGGGCACCGCGCCGAGGACATCGAGCGGCTCCGCTTCGACGCGGGCAAGCTGCTGCTGCGCATCGACTACGCCGACCAGGGGTCTTCGGCGACCCTGGAGTCCACGGCCCGCGCGATCGACGACATGGCCGCGCGCCGACTCCCCGTGTTCGTCGAGCCGTTCATCTCGCGCCGGGTGGACGGCACGGTCCGCAACGACCTCGGCGCCGAGGCCGTCACCCGCTCCATCGCCATCGCCTCGGGCCTCGCCGGCACCTCGGCGTACACCTGGCTCAAGCTGCCGGTCACCGAGGATCCCGACGACATGGGCGAGGTCCTCGAGGCCTCCACCCTGCCCGCCGTGCTGCTCGGCGGCGAGGTCGGCGAGGACCAGGAGGGCGCGTACGAGAGATGGCGCAAGGCGCTGCGGCTGCCCACCGTCCAGGGCATGGTCGTGGGCCGCTCACTCCTGTATCCCGCCGACGGCGGCGTGGCGACGGCGGTGGACACCGCGGTCGGCCTGCTCTGA
- a CDS encoding phosphodiester glycosidase family protein yields MTRRGGRLRTVLTVLTAWSALAGAALAGAAPAGGAPRSVPLAPGVEYTQFDIPADRGVTHAHLLSVDLADPRVRVGLLHPGAVAARAPVSRLADSQGALAGINGDFFNITETQHPGVEATGSTDGPAIADGHTLKAAVPNGQRFGPALPPGTTTEDVLGVGDDRRARLDRLALEGSVDTAAGELPLRGLNQYALPEGSVGAYTADWGSVSRARAVCGTDTDRAAPCSTDTYEVTVRDGQVVSFADSPGSGPIAAGTTVLVGREAGAQQLRKLSTGEEVSVEHRLVAAGSQVAYSFAIGGYPVLRQGKPLPGLDTVTSAVRTAVGIKDAGRRLLLLAIDGAAAYRSGLTIAEVASVMRGLGATEAFSLDGGGSTTLVARAPGATSVTVRNHPSGGAERPVPNGIGVFTRT; encoded by the coding sequence GTGACGCGTCGCGGCGGACGGCTCAGAACGGTACTGACGGTACTCACGGCCTGGAGCGCGCTGGCCGGTGCGGCCCTGGCGGGAGCGGCGCCGGCCGGCGGCGCGCCGAGGAGCGTCCCGCTCGCGCCGGGCGTCGAGTACACGCAGTTCGACATCCCGGCGGACCGAGGAGTGACGCACGCCCATCTCCTGAGCGTCGATCTCGCCGATCCGCGGGTGCGGGTCGGCCTCCTGCACCCGGGCGCCGTCGCGGCCCGCGCCCCGGTCTCACGGCTCGCCGACTCGCAGGGCGCGCTCGCGGGCATCAACGGCGACTTCTTCAACATCACCGAGACCCAGCACCCGGGGGTCGAGGCGACCGGTTCGACCGACGGTCCGGCGATCGCGGACGGGCACACACTCAAGGCAGCCGTGCCGAACGGCCAGCGCTTCGGGCCGGCGCTGCCGCCCGGTACGACCACCGAGGACGTGCTCGGCGTCGGCGACGACCGCCGGGCCCGGCTCGACCGCCTGGCCCTCGAAGGATCCGTGGACACCGCGGCGGGAGAGCTGCCGCTCCGCGGGCTCAACCAGTACGCGCTGCCGGAGGGTTCGGTCGGCGCGTACACCGCGGACTGGGGCAGTGTCTCGCGCGCCCGGGCCGTGTGCGGCACGGACACCGACCGGGCGGCGCCGTGCAGTACGGACACCTACGAAGTGACGGTCAGGGACGGCCAGGTGGTGTCCTTCGCCGACTCCCCCGGCAGCGGACCGATCGCCGCCGGCACCACGGTGCTGGTCGGCCGCGAGGCAGGCGCGCAGCAGTTGCGGAAGCTGTCCACGGGCGAGGAGGTGTCGGTGGAGCACCGTCTGGTGGCGGCCGGGTCGCAGGTCGCGTACAGCTTCGCGATCGGCGGATACCCGGTGCTGAGGCAGGGGAAGCCGCTGCCGGGCCTCGACACCGTCACCTCGGCCGTACGCACCGCGGTGGGCATCAAGGACGCCGGCCGCCGTCTGCTGCTCCTCGCGATCGACGGCGCCGCCGCCTACCGCAGCGGCCTGACCATCGCCGAAGTCGCCTCGGTCATGCGCGGCTTGGGTGCCACCGAGGCCTTCAGCCTCGACGGCGGCGGCTCGACCACGCTGGTCGCCCGCGCTCCCGGGGCGACCTCCGTGACCGTACGCAACCACCCGAGCGGCGGCGCCGAACGGCCGGTCCCGAACGGCATCGGGGTGTTCACCCGGACGTGA
- a CDS encoding DUF779 domain-containing protein: MDPTVEMVPRVELTPAAAELVRRLRAAHGPLMFHQSGGCCDGSAPMCYPDGEFRTGGSDVLLAELEVEGVDEAVGFWMSRNQYEVWSHTRLIVDVVPGRGSGFSLEAPEGVRFLIRSRVVDA, encoded by the coding sequence ATGGATCCGACCGTGGAGATGGTCCCGCGCGTGGAGCTCACCCCTGCCGCCGCCGAGCTGGTGCGGCGGCTGCGGGCGGCCCACGGACCGCTGATGTTCCATCAGTCAGGCGGCTGCTGCGACGGCAGCGCGCCCATGTGCTATCCGGACGGCGAGTTCCGCACCGGCGGCTCCGACGTGCTGCTCGCGGAGCTGGAGGTCGAGGGCGTCGACGAGGCGGTGGGCTTCTGGATGTCGAGGAACCAGTACGAGGTGTGGAGCCACACCCGGCTGATCGTCGATGTCGTACCCGGCCGAGGCAGCGGCTTCTCCCTCGAAGCACCCGAAGGAGTGCGTTTTCTGATCCGTTCCCGCGTCGTCGACGCCTAG
- the iolB gene encoding 5-deoxy-glucuronate isomerase: protein MTTTHHLPAGKAANGPYTVDISPESAGWGHSSLRVLELPAGGWHSFDTGDSEWIVLPLAGSCTVAVGGETFRLAGRESVFSGVSDFAYVPRDAQVSLASRGGGRFALTGARCTERLPARYGPAAAVPVELRGTGTCSRQVNNFAAAVPAGGDAGQGFACDQLIAVEIITPGGNWSSFPPHKHDEHRPGEESELEEIYYFEIAAHDGTPGLGYQRVSPSGHGRGTDVLAEVRSGDTVLIPDGWHGPSMAAPGHDMYYLNVMAGPGAERDWLIRDHPDHAWIRATWPDQPVDPRLPRYTAPSQ, encoded by the coding sequence ATGACGACCACGCACCACCTCCCCGCGGGCAAGGCGGCGAACGGCCCCTACACGGTGGACATCTCCCCCGAGTCGGCCGGCTGGGGCCACTCCAGTCTGCGCGTGCTGGAACTGCCCGCCGGCGGATGGCACTCCTTCGACACCGGCGACAGCGAGTGGATCGTGCTGCCGCTGGCGGGGTCCTGCACGGTGGCCGTCGGCGGCGAGACCTTCCGCCTGGCCGGGCGCGAGAGCGTCTTCAGCGGGGTCAGCGACTTCGCCTATGTGCCGCGCGACGCCCAGGTCTCCCTCGCCTCGCGCGGCGGCGGCCGCTTCGCGCTGACCGGCGCCCGCTGCACCGAGCGGCTGCCCGCCCGCTACGGGCCCGCCGCCGCCGTCCCGGTCGAGCTGCGCGGCACCGGCACCTGCTCCCGCCAGGTCAACAACTTCGCCGCGGCGGTCCCCGCCGGGGGCGATGCCGGACAGGGTTTCGCGTGCGACCAGCTGATCGCCGTCGAGATCATCACGCCGGGAGGCAACTGGTCCTCGTTCCCGCCCCACAAGCACGACGAGCACCGCCCCGGTGAGGAGTCCGAGCTGGAGGAGATCTACTACTTCGAGATCGCCGCCCACGACGGCACGCCCGGCCTGGGCTACCAGCGGGTCTCGCCCTCCGGCCACGGCCGGGGCACCGACGTCCTGGCCGAGGTGCGCAGCGGCGACACCGTCCTCATCCCGGACGGCTGGCACGGCCCGTCGATGGCGGCGCCCGGCCACGACATGTACTACCTCAACGTGATGGCGGGTCCCGGCGCCGAGCGCGACTGGCTGATCCGCGACCACCCCGACCACGCCTGGATCCGCGCCACCTGGCCGGATCAGCCCGTGGACCCCCGACTCCCCCGCTACACCGCCCCGTCCCAGTGA
- the iolD gene encoding 3D-(3,5/4)-trihydroxycyclohexane-1,2-dione acylhydrolase (decyclizing), with product MDQSTRRLTVAQALVRFLSAQYTERDGVRHRLIAGTWGIFGHGNVAGIGQALLEAGEQAMPFHQGRNEQAMVHAAVGYARQLGRLSAQAVTTSIGPGATNLVTGAALATINRLPVLLLPGDYFATRAADPLLQQLEHPVEADLSVNDTLRPVSRYFDRITRPETLVPSALAAMRVLADPAETGAVTLALPQDVQAEAYDWPEEFFAERVWRVRRPAPDPVELAEAARAIRGAERPLIVAGGGVHHSEAETALRELVDATGIPVASTQAGKGSLRHDHPADLGGIGHTGTAVSDDLARTADLVIGVGTRYTDFTTASATLFRNPGVRFVNLNITAFDAHKLAARPLVADARAGLEALAEALAGHRVDAAYEAEYRSGKERWERVVADAFRADDENAVPTQTQVLGALDSVVGDADVVINAAGSLPGDLHKLWRARSPRQYHLEYGYSCMGYEIPAGIGVQQAAPGTPVWSLVGDGTYLMMPTEIVTAVQESLPVNLVLIQNHGYASIGGLSESVGGERFGTAYRYRAADGTFSGAPLPVDLAANAASLGMDVIRAKTVRELRDALAEARASDRPTCVYVETDPAPTAPPAQAWWDVPVAEVASREAAVDARATYDGHTAERRRHL from the coding sequence ATGGACCAGTCCACCCGCCGCCTGACCGTCGCCCAGGCGCTGGTGCGTTTCCTGTCCGCGCAGTACACCGAGCGCGACGGCGTACGGCACCGCCTGATCGCCGGCACCTGGGGCATCTTCGGCCACGGCAACGTGGCGGGCATCGGCCAGGCGCTCCTCGAAGCCGGCGAGCAGGCCATGCCGTTCCACCAGGGCCGCAACGAGCAGGCGATGGTGCACGCGGCGGTCGGCTACGCCCGCCAGCTGGGCCGCCTCTCCGCCCAGGCCGTCACCACGTCCATCGGCCCCGGCGCCACCAACCTGGTCACCGGCGCCGCCCTGGCCACGATCAACCGTCTCCCGGTGCTGCTCCTGCCCGGCGACTACTTCGCGACGCGCGCCGCGGACCCGCTGCTCCAGCAGCTGGAACACCCGGTGGAGGCAGACCTGTCGGTGAACGACACCCTGCGCCCGGTCTCCCGCTACTTCGACCGGATCACCCGCCCGGAGACGCTCGTCCCGTCCGCGCTCGCCGCCATGCGGGTCCTCGCCGACCCGGCCGAGACCGGCGCGGTCACCCTCGCCCTGCCGCAGGACGTGCAGGCCGAGGCGTACGACTGGCCCGAGGAGTTCTTCGCCGAGCGCGTCTGGCGCGTACGCCGCCCCGCGCCCGACCCGGTCGAACTGGCCGAGGCGGCCCGGGCGATCCGCGGCGCCGAGCGGCCGCTGATCGTCGCGGGCGGCGGCGTCCACCACAGCGAGGCGGAGACGGCGCTGCGCGAGCTGGTGGACGCCACCGGCATCCCCGTCGCCTCCACCCAGGCGGGCAAGGGCTCGCTGCGCCACGACCACCCCGCCGACCTCGGCGGCATCGGCCACACCGGCACCGCGGTCAGCGACGACCTCGCGCGCACCGCCGACCTGGTCATCGGTGTCGGCACCCGCTACACCGACTTCACCACGGCCTCCGCCACCCTGTTCCGCAACCCCGGAGTGCGGTTCGTCAACCTCAACATCACCGCCTTCGACGCCCACAAGCTCGCCGCCCGGCCCCTGGTCGCCGACGCGCGGGCGGGCCTGGAGGCGCTCGCCGAGGCGTTGGCGGGCCATCGTGTGGACGCGGCGTACGAGGCCGAGTACCGCTCGGGCAAGGAGCGTTGGGAGCGGGTCGTGGCCGACGCCTTCCGCGCCGACGACGAGAACGCCGTGCCGACCCAGACCCAGGTGCTCGGCGCCCTTGACTCCGTCGTGGGCGACGCGGACGTGGTCATCAACGCGGCCGGCTCTCTCCCCGGCGACCTGCACAAACTGTGGCGAGCCCGCTCGCCGCGCCAGTACCACCTGGAGTACGGCTACTCCTGCATGGGCTACGAGATCCCGGCCGGTATCGGTGTCCAGCAGGCCGCCCCCGGCACGCCCGTGTGGTCGCTGGTCGGTGACGGGACGTATCTGATGATGCCGACCGAGATCGTCACCGCCGTCCAGGAGTCGCTGCCCGTCAACCTGGTCCTGATCCAGAACCACGGCTACGCCTCCATCGGCGGCCTGTCCGAGAGCGTGGGCGGCGAGCGCTTCGGCACCGCCTACCGCTACCGGGCCGCGGACGGCACCTTCTCCGGCGCGCCGCTGCCGGTGGACCTCGCCGCCAACGCGGCCAGCCTCGGCATGGACGTCATCCGGGCCAAGACCGTACGGGAACTGCGCGACGCCCTCGCCGAGGCCCGCGCCTCGGACCGGCCGACCTGCGTGTACGTCGAAACTGACCCGGCGCCCACCGCTCCCCCGGCACAGGCGTGGTGGGACGTGCCCGTCGCCGAGGTGGCCTCCCGCGAGGCCGCGGTGGACGCCCGCGCGACCTACGACGGGCACACCGCCGAACGCCGCCGACACCTCTGA
- the iolC gene encoding 5-dehydro-2-deoxygluconokinase: protein MPDSVETFDLITMGRIGVDLYPLQPGVPLPQVESFGKFLGGSAANVAVAAARLGRSTAVITRTGNDPFGTYLHQALEEFGVDDRFVTPVDAYPTPVTFCEIFPPDDFPLYFYRQPKAPDLEIRTEELDFFALRAARIFWITGTGLSEEPSRSATLAALKARTKGGTTVFDLDWRPMFWQDPRAARPYYAEALRHATVAVGNLDECEIATGVREPRACAEALIEAGVELAVVKQGPKGVLAVHRDGTTAEVPPVPVEVVNGLGAGDAFGGSLCHGLLAGWELERTMRYANAAGALVASRLACSSAMPTLDEVEDLVARG, encoded by the coding sequence ATGCCAGACTCCGTTGAAACTTTCGACCTGATCACTATGGGGCGCATCGGCGTCGACCTCTACCCCCTACAGCCGGGCGTTCCACTGCCGCAGGTCGAGTCCTTCGGGAAATTCCTCGGCGGTTCCGCCGCCAATGTCGCCGTGGCCGCCGCACGCCTCGGCCGCTCCACCGCGGTGATCACCCGGACCGGCAACGACCCGTTCGGCACCTATCTGCACCAGGCGCTCGAGGAGTTCGGCGTCGACGACCGGTTCGTCACCCCCGTCGACGCCTATCCGACGCCGGTCACCTTCTGCGAGATCTTCCCGCCGGACGACTTCCCGCTGTACTTCTACCGGCAGCCCAAGGCACCGGACCTGGAGATCCGCACCGAGGAGCTCGACTTCTTCGCCCTCCGCGCCGCCCGAATCTTCTGGATCACCGGCACCGGGCTGAGCGAGGAGCCCAGCCGCTCCGCCACGCTCGCCGCCCTCAAGGCCCGCACCAAGGGGGGCACCACGGTCTTCGACCTCGACTGGCGCCCGATGTTCTGGCAGGACCCACGGGCGGCCCGCCCGTACTACGCCGAGGCGCTGCGCCACGCGACCGTGGCCGTCGGCAACCTCGACGAGTGCGAGATCGCCACCGGCGTACGCGAACCCCGGGCCTGCGCCGAGGCGTTGATCGAGGCGGGCGTGGAACTGGCCGTCGTCAAACAGGGCCCCAAGGGTGTCCTCGCCGTGCACCGCGACGGCACCACCGCCGAGGTGCCGCCCGTCCCGGTGGAGGTCGTCAACGGCCTCGGCGCGGGCGACGCGTTCGGCGGCTCGCTCTGCCACGGGCTGCTGGCGGGCTGGGAGCTGGAGCGGACCATGCGCTACGCCAACGCGGCCGGCGCCCTCGTCGCCTCCCGCCTCGCCTGCTCCTCCGCGATGCCCACCCTCGATGAGGTCGAGGACCTCGTCGCGCGCGGATGA
- a CDS encoding acyl-CoA dehydrogenase family protein → MEGPRPMTTRSTQPDLLYSEEEEALRAVVRDLLRDHCGAADVIARTESDAPHDRALWKALADGMGLAGLLVPEAQGGQGASHREAAVVLEELGRAVAPVPYLTSAVVATEALLAGEGDEAAKLLAALASGRTVGALAVALSVAPGGAYRAVRHEDGALHGELTGIADAAAADVLLVPAEDGGLYAVNADDTATVTITPQVSFDLTRPVATVTFEGAPARRVGAAEPAVRRALRAGAGLLASEQLGVADWCLTETVRYLKERKQFNRPVGGFQALKHRLAQLWLEVVSLRAAARNAADALATGSADSDVAVAVAQAYAAPVAVRTAEEALQLHGGLGMTWEHPVHLYLKRAKADSIAYGTAGGHREALAELVDLRAP, encoded by the coding sequence ATGGAAGGACCTCGCCCGATGACCACGCGGAGCACGCAGCCGGATCTGCTGTACTCGGAGGAGGAAGAGGCACTGCGCGCCGTCGTCCGCGACCTCCTCCGCGATCACTGCGGGGCGGCGGACGTCATCGCCCGCACGGAGTCGGACGCCCCGCACGACCGCGCCCTGTGGAAGGCCCTGGCGGACGGCATGGGACTCGCGGGTCTCCTGGTGCCCGAGGCGCAGGGCGGCCAGGGTGCCTCGCACCGTGAAGCCGCCGTGGTCCTCGAGGAGTTGGGCCGCGCGGTCGCCCCCGTGCCCTACCTCACCAGTGCCGTCGTCGCCACCGAGGCACTGCTGGCCGGTGAGGGCGACGAGGCCGCGAAGCTGCTGGCCGCGCTCGCGTCGGGGCGGACGGTGGGCGCGCTCGCCGTCGCGCTGTCCGTCGCGCCGGGCGGAGCCTACCGGGCCGTACGCCATGAAGACGGCGCGCTGCATGGCGAGTTGACCGGCATCGCGGACGCGGCGGCCGCCGATGTGCTGCTGGTGCCCGCAGAGGACGGCGGGCTGTACGCGGTGAACGCCGACGACACGGCCACCGTCACGATCACTCCGCAGGTCTCCTTCGACCTCACCAGGCCGGTCGCCACGGTCACCTTCGAGGGAGCGCCGGCGCGTCGCGTGGGCGCCGCCGAGCCCGCCGTACGCCGGGCCCTGCGCGCCGGTGCCGGACTGCTCGCCTCCGAGCAACTCGGCGTGGCCGACTGGTGCTTGACGGAAACGGTGCGCTACTTGAAGGAGCGCAAGCAGTTCAACCGGCCCGTCGGCGGCTTCCAGGCGCTCAAGCACCGGCTCGCGCAGCTGTGGCTGGAAGTCGTCAGCCTGCGGGCGGCGGCGCGGAACGCGGCCGACGCGCTCGCCACCGGCAGCGCGGACAGCGACGTGGCGGTCGCCGTCGCCCAGGCGTACGCGGCCCCGGTCGCCGTCCGCACCGCGGAGGAGGCCCTCCAGCTGCACGGCGGCCTCGGCATGACCTGGGAACACCCGGTCCACCTCTACCTCAAGCGGGCGAAGGCGGACTCGATCGCGTACGGCACGGCGGGCGGTCACCGCGAGGCGCTGGCCGAACTGGTCGACCTCCGGGCCCCCTGA
- a CDS encoding GntR family transcriptional regulator, with the protein MSRHRNPATPVRLDFALDRNSPVPLYYQLAQQLEHAIEHGALGPGSLLGNEIEFAGRLGLSRPTVRQAIQSLVDKGLLVRRRGIGTQVVHSQVKRPLELSSLYDDLEAAGQNPATRVLRNEVQPASAEVAAALGLAEGGDVHHIERLRLAHGQPVAFLSNHVPAGLLDLGTARLEATGLYRMMRAVGITLHSARQSVSARGATAQEAERLDEHEGAALLTMRRTAYDDTGRAVEYGTHIYRASRYAFEFQLLVRP; encoded by the coding sequence ATGTCCCGTCACAGGAACCCCGCCACCCCCGTACGCCTCGACTTCGCACTCGACCGCAACAGTCCGGTGCCGCTCTACTACCAGCTCGCCCAGCAGCTGGAGCATGCGATCGAGCACGGCGCGCTGGGCCCGGGCAGCCTCCTCGGCAACGAGATCGAGTTCGCCGGGCGGCTCGGTCTGTCCCGGCCCACCGTGCGCCAGGCCATCCAGTCGCTGGTCGACAAGGGGCTGCTCGTGCGCCGCCGGGGCATCGGCACCCAGGTGGTGCACAGTCAGGTCAAGCGCCCGCTGGAGCTCAGCAGCCTGTACGACGACCTGGAGGCCGCCGGCCAGAACCCCGCGACGCGGGTGCTGCGCAACGAGGTCCAGCCGGCGTCCGCCGAGGTCGCGGCCGCCCTGGGCCTCGCCGAGGGCGGCGATGTGCACCACATCGAACGGCTGCGCCTCGCCCACGGCCAGCCGGTGGCGTTCCTGTCCAACCACGTGCCGGCCGGCCTGCTGGACCTCGGCACCGCCCGGCTGGAGGCGACCGGCCTGTACCGGATGATGCGCGCCGTCGGCATCACCCTGCACAGCGCCCGCCAGTCCGTGAGCGCCCGCGGCGCGACCGCCCAGGAGGCCGAGCGGCTGGACGAGCACGAGGGCGCCGCCCTGCTCACCATGCGGCGCACCGCCTACGACGACACCGGCCGCGCCGTCGAATACGGCACCCACATCTACCGCGCGTCACGGTACGCCTTCGAGTTCCAGCTCCTCGTACGGCCCTGA